Proteins encoded within one genomic window of Acidovorax sp. 107:
- a CDS encoding ferritin-like domain-containing protein, with protein sequence MELRHRALQVLSLSDPEQKAAAALDLYAHAATLSIADTAPQGPSEPGALPGRPERPELLRHTQVARRSPATPEGRAILIHAIAHIEFNAINLALDAVWRFDGMPRAYYLDWMRVAAEEAKHFRLLRDHLRSQGHDYGDFPAHQGLWTMCEKTQHDVLARMALVPRTLEARGLDATPQIQAKLRQVGTPDALTAVAILDVILHDEVGHVAIGNHWYRWLCDRTGQDPETLYGTLVQRYEAPRLKPPFNESARRSAGFSDAELRWLQQA encoded by the coding sequence ATGGAGCTTCGCCACCGTGCACTGCAGGTCTTGAGCCTGTCAGACCCCGAACAAAAAGCGGCTGCAGCGCTGGACTTGTATGCCCATGCAGCTACGCTTTCAATAGCAGACACCGCCCCGCAGGGCCCTAGTGAGCCAGGCGCGCTTCCCGGCCGCCCCGAGCGCCCCGAACTGCTGCGACACACCCAGGTGGCGCGCCGCTCGCCCGCCACGCCCGAGGGCCGAGCCATCCTCATCCACGCCATCGCCCACATCGAGTTCAACGCCATCAATCTGGCACTCGACGCCGTGTGGCGCTTTGATGGCATGCCCCGCGCGTACTACCTGGACTGGATGCGCGTGGCGGCCGAAGAGGCCAAGCACTTCCGGCTGCTGCGCGACCACCTGCGCAGCCAGGGGCACGACTACGGGGACTTTCCGGCCCACCAGGGGCTGTGGACCATGTGCGAGAAGACACAGCACGATGTGCTGGCGCGCATGGCCCTGGTGCCACGCACACTGGAGGCCCGGGGGCTGGACGCCACGCCGCAGATCCAGGCCAAGCTGCGCCAGGTGGGCACACCCGATGCCCTGACTGCCGTCGCCATCCTGGACGTGATCCTGCACGACGAGGTGGGCCATGTCGCCATCGGCAACCACTGGTACCGCTGGCTGTGCGACCGCACGGGCCAGGACCCTGAAACCCTTTACGGCACCCTGGTGCAGCGGTACGAAGCCCCGCGCCTGAAGCCGCCGTTCAATGAGTCCGCGCGACGCAGCGCCGGTTTCAGCGATGCCGAGCTGCGCTGGTTGCAGCAGGCCTGA
- a CDS encoding gamma carbonic anhydrase family protein, whose translation MAIYELDGVSPQLAASAWVADSAQVMGNVVLGEDASVWFGTVVRGDTESITIGAGSNIQDASVLHADIGKPLVVGERVTVGHQVMLHGCTIGDESLIGIGAVVLNGAKIGKHCLVGAGALVTEGKEFPDGSMIIGSPAKAVRELTPEQIEGLRQSAQHYIDNARRFQSGLHKIG comes from the coding sequence ATGGCAATTTACGAACTCGACGGTGTGTCGCCCCAGCTGGCGGCATCGGCCTGGGTGGCCGACAGCGCGCAGGTGATGGGCAATGTGGTGCTGGGCGAAGACGCCAGCGTGTGGTTTGGCACCGTGGTGCGCGGCGACACCGAGAGCATCACGATTGGCGCTGGCTCCAACATCCAGGATGCGAGCGTGCTACACGCCGACATCGGCAAGCCCCTGGTAGTGGGCGAGCGGGTGACGGTGGGCCACCAGGTCATGCTGCACGGCTGCACCATCGGCGACGAGTCGCTGATCGGCATTGGTGCTGTGGTGCTCAACGGCGCCAAGATCGGCAAACACTGCCTGGTGGGCGCTGGGGCGCTGGTCACCGAAGGCAAGGAGTTTCCCGACGGCTCCATGATCATCGGCAGCCCCGCCAAGGCCGTGCGCGAACTCACGCCGGAGCAGATCGAAGGCCTGCGCCAGAGCGCGCAGCACTACATCGACAATGCGCGCCGCTTTCAAAGTGGCCTGCACAAGATCGGCTGA
- a CDS encoding Hsp33 family molecular chaperone HslO, whose translation MSELHKFLFDGLPVRGMIVRLTDAWTEILRRRASNTSTGAYPAPVSELLGEMAAAGVLMQSNIKFNGALVLQVFGDGPVKLAVVEVQSDLSLRATATVNGELPEGARLSQMVNVGGGGRCAITLDPKDRHPGQQPYQGVVPLHGDHHEKLERLSDVLQHYMLQSEQLDTILVLGANEQVAAGLLIQRMPIKGEGNLAAGLTHRENEDQIGHNEDYNRIAHLASSLTREELLTLDVDTILRRLFWEEKLLRFEPQQGTSGPRFACTCSRERVSNMLRNLGPEEAESILAEREDIEVGCEFCGQQYRFDAVDAAQIFVSPAAAQPPGPTGIQ comes from the coding sequence GTGTCTGAACTTCACAAGTTTCTTTTCGATGGTCTGCCGGTGCGCGGCATGATCGTGCGCCTGACGGATGCCTGGACCGAGATCCTGCGCCGCCGTGCCAGTAACACCAGCACGGGCGCCTATCCCGCGCCGGTGAGCGAGCTGCTGGGCGAGATGGCCGCCGCTGGCGTGCTGATGCAGTCCAACATCAAGTTCAACGGCGCGCTGGTGCTGCAGGTGTTTGGTGATGGCCCCGTCAAACTGGCCGTGGTCGAGGTGCAGTCAGACCTGAGCCTGCGCGCCACTGCCACGGTGAATGGCGAGTTGCCCGAGGGCGCGCGCCTGTCCCAGATGGTCAATGTGGGCGGCGGTGGCCGCTGCGCCATTACGCTGGACCCCAAGGACCGCCACCCCGGCCAGCAGCCCTACCAAGGTGTGGTGCCGCTGCACGGCGACCACCACGAAAAACTGGAGCGCCTGTCGGACGTGCTGCAGCACTACATGCTGCAGTCCGAGCAGCTCGACACCATCCTGGTGCTGGGTGCCAACGAGCAGGTGGCGGCGGGCCTGCTGATCCAGCGCATGCCCATCAAGGGCGAGGGCAATCTGGCTGCCGGTCTCACGCACCGGGAGAACGAAGACCAGATCGGCCACAACGAGGACTACAACCGCATTGCGCACCTGGCCTCCAGCTTGACCCGTGAGGAACTGCTGACCCTAGACGTGGATACCATCCTGCGCCGCCTCTTCTGGGAAGAAAAGCTGCTGCGCTTTGAACCTCAACAGGGGACCAGCGGCCCGCGTTTTGCCTGCACCTGCAGCCGAGAGCGTGTGAGCAACATGCTGCGCAACCTGGGGCCGGAAGAGGCCGAGAGCATCCTGGCCGAGCGCGAAGACATTGAGGTGGGTTGCGAGTTCTGCGGCCAGCAATACCGCTTTGACGCAGTGGATGCGGCGCAGATTTTTGTCTCGCCAGCGGCTGCGCAGCCCCCGGGGCCCACGGGCATCCAGTAA
- a CDS encoding septum formation initiator family protein has translation MVSRIVPVILLALLAALHAQLWLGRGSVPRVNAMQRQIDVQKAANEQARQVNARLTSEVHDLKEGLDMVEEKARSELGMVKPNEVYVQFTPR, from the coding sequence TTGGTCTCCCGCATCGTCCCCGTCATCCTGCTGGCTTTGCTGGCAGCGCTGCACGCCCAGCTTTGGCTGGGGCGGGGCAGCGTGCCGCGCGTCAATGCGATGCAGCGGCAGATTGATGTGCAGAAGGCGGCCAACGAGCAGGCCCGCCAGGTGAATGCGCGGCTGACCTCGGAGGTGCACGACCTCAAGGAGGGCCTGGACATGGTGGAAGAAAAGGCGCGCAGCGAGCTGGGCATGGTCAAGCCCAACGAGGTGTACGTGCAGTTCACCCCCCGTTGA
- the eno gene encoding phosphopyruvate hydratase, which produces MSAIVDIVGREILDSRGNPTVECDVLLESGVMGRAAVPSGASTGSREAIEMRDGDKSRYLGKGVLKAVEYINTEISEAVLGLDASEQAFLDKTLIDLDGTENKSRLGANAMLAVSMAVARAAAEESGLPLYRYLGGMGSVQLPVPMMNVINGGAHANNSLDLQEFMIIPVGAPTFREAVRWGAEVFHALKKILHDKGISTAVGDEGGFAPSVENHEAAIRLILQAIEAAGYTAGEQIALGLDCAASEFYKDGHYVLEGEGGLKLTAQQWTDMLAAWVDKYPIISIEDGMHEGDWDGWKHLTERLGDKVQLVGDDLFVTNTKILKEGIDKRIANSILIKINQIGTLTETFAAIEMAKRAGYTAVISHRSGETEDSTIADIAVGTNAGQIKTGSLSRSDRIAKYNQLLRIEEDLGEIAQYPGRAAFYNLR; this is translated from the coding sequence ATGAGTGCCATCGTTGACATCGTCGGTCGCGAGATTCTGGACAGCCGCGGCAACCCCACCGTCGAATGCGACGTGTTGCTCGAATCGGGCGTGATGGGCCGGGCCGCTGTGCCGTCGGGCGCCTCCACCGGCAGTCGCGAAGCCATTGAAATGCGCGACGGCGACAAGAGCCGCTACCTGGGCAAGGGCGTTCTAAAGGCCGTGGAATACATCAACACCGAGATCAGCGAAGCCGTGCTGGGCCTGGATGCCTCCGAGCAGGCCTTCCTGGACAAGACCCTGATTGATCTCGATGGCACCGAGAACAAGAGCCGCCTGGGCGCCAATGCCATGCTGGCCGTGTCGATGGCCGTGGCCCGCGCCGCCGCCGAAGAGTCTGGCCTGCCCCTGTACCGCTACCTGGGCGGCATGGGCAGCGTGCAACTGCCCGTGCCCATGATGAACGTGATCAACGGCGGCGCACACGCCAACAACAGCCTGGACCTGCAAGAGTTCATGATCATTCCCGTGGGCGCGCCCACGTTCCGCGAAGCCGTGCGCTGGGGCGCCGAAGTGTTCCACGCACTGAAGAAGATCCTGCACGACAAGGGCATCAGCACCGCCGTGGGCGACGAAGGCGGCTTTGCCCCCAGCGTCGAAAACCACGAAGCGGCCATCCGCCTGATCCTGCAAGCCATCGAAGCCGCTGGCTACACGGCCGGCGAACAGATTGCACTGGGCCTGGACTGCGCCGCGAGCGAGTTCTACAAGGACGGCCACTACGTGCTGGAAGGCGAAGGCGGCCTGAAGCTCACCGCCCAGCAGTGGACCGACATGCTGGCGGCCTGGGTGGACAAGTACCCCATCATCAGCATCGAAGACGGCATGCACGAAGGCGACTGGGACGGCTGGAAGCACCTCACCGAACGCCTGGGCGACAAGGTCCAGCTGGTGGGCGACGACCTGTTCGTGACCAACACCAAGATCCTGAAGGAAGGCATCGACAAGCGCATCGCCAACTCGATCCTCATCAAGATCAACCAGATCGGCACGCTGACTGAAACGTTTGCCGCCATCGAGATGGCCAAGCGCGCCGGCTACACCGCCGTGATCTCGCACCGCTCGGGCGAAACCGAAGACAGCACCATTGCCGACATCGCCGTGGGCACCAACGCAGGCCAGATCAAGACGGGCTCCCTGAGCCGTTCTGACCGTATCGCAAAGTACAACCAGCTGCTGCGCATCGAGGAAGACCTGGGCGAGATCGCGCAGTACCCCGGCCGCGCTGCGTTCTACAACCTGCGCTGA
- a CDS encoding DUF1330 domain-containing protein, with product MSSGYVIASVTVTNPEQYEEYKKWSTLAMQAHGAEVCIRGGKVEVLEGDWNPGRTVLLKFPSFEAARAFYDTPEYQKAKAAREGAAIMRMVCVEGV from the coding sequence ATGAGCAGTGGTTACGTCATCGCATCCGTCACCGTCACCAACCCTGAGCAGTACGAAGAGTACAAAAAGTGGAGCACGCTGGCCATGCAGGCGCATGGCGCCGAGGTGTGCATTCGCGGCGGCAAGGTGGAAGTGCTGGAAGGCGACTGGAACCCCGGCCGCACCGTGCTGCTCAAGTTCCCGAGCTTCGAGGCCGCGCGCGCCTTCTACGACACGCCCGAGTATCAAAAAGCCAAGGCGGCCCGCGAAGGCGCAGCCATCATGCGCATGGTGTGCGTCGAAGGCGTCTGA
- the kdsA gene encoding 3-deoxy-8-phosphooctulonate synthase encodes MQLCGFNVGLQHRFFLIAGTCSIEGLEMSLDVAGQLKEACAPLGIPLIYKGSFDKANRSSGTSKRGVGLEAGLKILDEVRRQLQLPILTDVHDTSHVAEVASVVDVLQTPAFLCRQTDFIRAVAQSGKPVNIKKGQFLAPWDMKNVIDKARSAAAEVGLSEDRFLACERGVSFGYNNLVADMTSLAEMRNSGAPVVFDVTHSVQKPGGLGAVSGGAREMVPVLARAGVAVGVAGLFMETHPRPAEAWSDGPNAVPLKHMKALLETLVALDDVTKKNGFLENNFGA; translated from the coding sequence ATGCAGCTGTGCGGATTCAATGTCGGCCTTCAACATCGCTTTTTCCTGATCGCGGGCACCTGTTCCATTGAAGGCCTGGAGATGTCGCTTGACGTCGCGGGCCAGCTCAAGGAAGCCTGTGCACCGCTGGGTATTCCGCTGATCTACAAGGGCTCCTTCGACAAGGCCAACCGTTCCTCCGGCACCAGCAAGCGCGGTGTGGGGCTGGAAGCCGGCCTGAAGATATTGGACGAAGTGCGCCGCCAGCTGCAACTCCCCATCCTGACCGATGTGCACGACACCTCGCATGTGGCCGAGGTGGCCAGCGTGGTGGACGTGCTGCAAACGCCCGCCTTCCTGTGCCGCCAGACGGATTTCATCCGTGCCGTGGCGCAAAGCGGCAAGCCGGTGAACATCAAGAAGGGCCAGTTCCTCGCGCCCTGGGACATGAAGAACGTCATTGACAAGGCCCGGTCTGCAGCGGCCGAAGTCGGCCTGTCGGAAGACCGGTTTCTGGCCTGCGAACGCGGCGTGAGCTTTGGTTACAACAACCTGGTGGCCGACATGACCAGCCTGGCCGAGATGCGCAACTCCGGCGCACCTGTGGTGTTCGATGTGACCCACTCGGTGCAAAAGCCTGGCGGCCTGGGAGCCGTGAGCGGCGGCGCGCGCGAGATGGTGCCCGTGCTGGCGCGTGCCGGTGTGGCCGTGGGCGTGGCGGGCCTGTTCATGGAAACCCACCCCCGCCCCGCCGAGGCCTGGTCGGACGGCCCCAACGCCGTGCCGCTCAAGCACATGAAGGCGCTGCTGGAGACCTTGGTGGCACTGGACGACGTCACCAAGAAAAACGGATTCCTCGAAAACAACTTTGGAGCTTGA
- a CDS encoding CTP synthase: MTKFVFVTGGVVSSLGKGIASASLAAILESRGLKVTLIKLDPYINVDPGTMSPFQHGEVFVTDDGAETDLDLGHYERFIETRMKKTNNFTTGKIYQSVLEKERRGDYLGKTVQVIPHVTNEIQEFIKRGAGIGTPDAVDVAIVEIGGTVGDIESLPFLEAVRQMSLRMGPNNAAFVHLTYLPWIAAAGELKTKPTQHTVQKLREIGIQADALLCRADRRIPEEERAKISLFTNVPEWGVISMWDVDTIYKVPRMLHEQGLDGLICDKLRLNTPPTSLKRWDDLVHETEHPQGEVTIAMVGKYVDLSDSYKSVNEALRHAGMRNHVRVKIDHVDSETIDSADAAAKLAQYDAILVPGGFGVRGVEGKIATAQFARERKVPYLGICLGMQVATIEYARHVAGLANANSTEFDPATPHPVIALITEWKDADGTIKKRDENSDLGGTMRLGAQSSDVSKDTLAHSIYGDVVTERHRHRYEANVNYLDQLRKAGLVISALTQREELTEIVELPQNVHPWFIGVQFHPEFKSTPWNGHPLFNAFIKAAVEHQQAAKKA; encoded by the coding sequence ATGACCAAATTTGTCTTCGTCACCGGCGGTGTGGTGTCTTCCCTCGGTAAGGGAATCGCCTCAGCCTCCCTTGCCGCGATCCTCGAATCGCGGGGACTCAAAGTCACCCTCATCAAGCTTGACCCCTACATCAACGTAGACCCGGGCACCATGTCGCCGTTCCAGCACGGCGAGGTGTTCGTGACCGATGACGGCGCAGAAACCGACCTCGATCTGGGCCACTATGAGCGTTTCATCGAAACGCGCATGAAGAAAACCAACAACTTCACCACGGGCAAGATTTACCAGTCCGTGCTGGAGAAGGAACGCCGCGGCGACTACCTGGGCAAGACCGTGCAGGTCATCCCCCACGTCACCAACGAGATCCAGGAGTTCATCAAGCGCGGCGCCGGCATCGGCACGCCCGATGCCGTGGATGTGGCCATCGTCGAGATCGGCGGCACGGTGGGCGACATCGAATCGCTGCCTTTCCTCGAAGCCGTGCGCCAGATGAGCCTGCGCATGGGCCCGAACAACGCGGCCTTTGTGCACCTGACCTACCTGCCCTGGATTGCGGCAGCGGGCGAACTCAAGACCAAGCCCACCCAGCACACCGTGCAGAAGCTGCGCGAAATCGGCATCCAGGCCGACGCCCTGCTGTGCCGTGCCGACCGCCGCATTCCCGAGGAAGAACGCGCCAAGATTTCGCTGTTCACCAACGTGCCCGAATGGGGCGTGATCAGCATGTGGGACGTGGACACCATTTACAAGGTACCGCGCATGCTGCACGAGCAGGGCCTGGACGGCCTCATCTGCGACAAGCTGCGCCTGAACACCCCACCCACCAGCCTCAAGCGCTGGGACGATCTGGTGCACGAGACCGAGCACCCCCAAGGCGAAGTCACCATCGCCATGGTCGGCAAGTACGTGGACCTGTCGGACAGCTACAAGTCCGTCAATGAAGCCCTGCGCCATGCCGGCATGCGCAACCACGTGCGCGTGAAAATCGACCATGTCGATTCCGAAACCATCGATAGCGCCGACGCAGCCGCCAAGCTGGCCCAATACGACGCCATCCTGGTGCCCGGCGGCTTTGGTGTGCGCGGCGTGGAAGGCAAAATCGCCACCGCCCAGTTCGCTCGCGAGCGCAAGGTGCCGTACCTGGGCATCTGCCTGGGGATGCAGGTGGCCACCATCGAATACGCCCGTCACGTGGCGGGCCTGGCCAACGCCAACAGCACCGAGTTCGACCCCGCCACGCCCCACCCCGTGATCGCGCTGATTACCGAGTGGAAGGATGCGGACGGCACCATCAAGAAGCGTGATGAAAACTCGGACCTGGGCGGCACCATGCGCCTGGGCGCGCAAAGCTCGGACGTGTCCAAGGACACGCTGGCCCACAGCATCTATGGCGACGTGGTGACCGAGCGCCACCGCCACCGCTACGAAGCCAACGTGAACTATCTGGACCAGCTGCGCAAGGCGGGCTTGGTGATCTCGGCGCTGACGCAGCGTGAAGAACTCACCGAAATCGTGGAGCTGCCGCAAAACGTGCACCCCTGGTTCATCGGCGTGCAGTTCCACCCCGAGTTCAAGTCCACGCCCTGGAACGGCCACCCGCTGTTCAACGCCTTCATCAAGGCGGCCGTGGAACACCAGCAAGCCGCGAAAAAAGCCTAA
- the coaBC gene encoding bifunctional phosphopantothenoylcysteine decarboxylase/phosphopantothenate--cysteine ligase CoaBC, with amino-acid sequence MNELAGKHIVLGLSGGVACYKAADLCRQLIKEGATVQVVMTGAAEQFITPVTMQALSGRTVYGSQWDAREPNNMPHINLSREADAILIAPCSADFIARLVQGRADELLSLMCLARPAQRVPLLLAPAMNREMWAHPATQRNLAQVAQDGAVVLGVGNGDQACGETGDGRMLEPLEMLDELIAFFTPKTLAGRSVLVTAGPTFEAIDPVRGITNLSSGKMGFAVARAAREAGADVTLVAGPVHVPTPRGVRRVNVQSAQEMLAAVERHVQAVSVFVATAAVADWRPAHQSDQKIKKDGSGQSPSLEFVENPDILATVARSPHALQGDLFCVGFAAESHDLLAHATAKRARKGVPLLVGNIGPATFGQDDNALLLVDAQGHRELSRASKRVLAQQLIAEIAARLPPLHA; translated from the coding sequence ATGAATGAGCTTGCTGGCAAACACATTGTTCTGGGTCTGAGTGGAGGCGTGGCTTGCTACAAGGCGGCCGATCTGTGTCGCCAGCTGATCAAGGAGGGCGCCACCGTGCAGGTGGTGATGACCGGGGCGGCCGAGCAGTTCATCACTCCGGTCACCATGCAGGCCCTGTCGGGCCGCACGGTGTACGGCTCGCAATGGGATGCCCGCGAGCCCAACAACATGCCCCACATCAACCTGAGCCGCGAGGCGGACGCGATCTTGATCGCGCCCTGCAGTGCGGACTTCATCGCGCGCCTGGTGCAGGGCCGGGCGGATGAGTTGCTCAGCCTGATGTGCCTGGCGCGCCCCGCGCAGCGCGTGCCGTTGCTGCTGGCTCCTGCGATGAATCGCGAAATGTGGGCCCACCCCGCGACGCAGCGCAATCTGGCGCAGGTGGCGCAGGATGGTGCCGTGGTGCTGGGCGTGGGCAATGGCGACCAGGCCTGTGGCGAGACGGGTGACGGCCGCATGCTGGAGCCGCTGGAGATGCTGGACGAGCTGATCGCTTTTTTCACGCCCAAGACCCTCGCGGGCCGGTCGGTGCTCGTTACGGCAGGGCCCACGTTTGAAGCCATCGATCCGGTGCGCGGCATCACCAACCTGTCGAGCGGAAAGATGGGCTTTGCCGTGGCCCGTGCGGCGCGCGAGGCAGGTGCCGATGTCACCCTGGTCGCGGGGCCTGTGCATGTGCCCACGCCACGCGGTGTGCGGCGCGTCAATGTGCAGTCTGCCCAGGAGATGTTGGCGGCGGTGGAGCGGCATGTCCAGGCTGTGTCGGTGTTTGTCGCCACGGCTGCGGTGGCCGACTGGCGCCCGGCCCACCAGTCTGATCAGAAGATCAAAAAAGACGGTTCGGGCCAGTCCCCGTCGCTGGAGTTTGTCGAGAATCCTGACATCCTGGCCACCGTCGCTCGATCGCCCCATGCGTTGCAGGGCGACCTCTTTTGTGTGGGTTTTGCGGCCGAAAGCCATGATCTACTCGCCCATGCCACGGCCAAGCGGGCACGCAAGGGTGTGCCGCTGCTGGTGGGCAACATCGGCCCGGCCACTTTTGGGCAGGACGATAACGCGCTGTTGTTGGTGGATGCGCAGGGCCATCGCGAGCTGTCCCGCGCCTCCAAGCGCGTGCTGGCGCAGCAGCTCATCGCCGAAATTGCCGCGCGTTTGCCACCCTTGCATGCTTGA
- the dut gene encoding dUTP diphosphatase, producing the protein MKIDVKILDPRMADQLPTYATPGSAGLDLRACLDAPLTLQPNAWQLVPTGIAIYLQDPGYAALILPRSGLGHKHGIVLGNLVGLIDSDYQGQLMVSAWNRSNVAFTLEPMERLAQLVIVPVVQAQFNVVTEFAATQRGEGGYGSTGKS; encoded by the coding sequence GTGAAGATTGACGTCAAGATTCTCGATCCGCGCATGGCGGACCAATTGCCCACCTATGCCACGCCCGGTAGCGCGGGGCTGGACCTGCGTGCCTGCCTGGATGCGCCGCTGACGCTGCAGCCTAACGCGTGGCAACTGGTGCCCACGGGTATTGCGATCTACCTTCAGGATCCGGGTTACGCCGCGCTGATCCTGCCGCGCTCGGGTCTGGGTCACAAGCACGGGATCGTGCTGGGCAATCTGGTGGGGTTGATCGACAGCGATTACCAGGGGCAGCTCATGGTGAGCGCATGGAACCGCAGCAACGTGGCTTTTACCCTGGAGCCCATGGAGCGCCTGGCTCAGCTGGTGATCGTTCCGGTGGTGCAGGCGCAGTTCAATGTCGTCACCGAGTTTGCGGCCACGCAGCGGGGCGAGGGCGGGTACGGCTCCACCGGCAAGTCCTGA
- a CDS encoding glycine zipper 2TM domain-containing protein yields MQFTRPLALAGTVVLAASLAACGHSRPAPAPQYSGGYSSGYQTAPAYPQNQTGTEYGRVSNIEVLQGRSQGQTTGTGAVLGAVVGGVLGNQVGKGTGRAAATAVGVLGGAVAGNAIEGRNNQESVQGYRLSVQLDQGGYRVYDVSSPGDLRIGDRVRLYNGQISRL; encoded by the coding sequence ATGCAATTCACCCGTCCTCTCGCCCTCGCGGGTACCGTGGTTCTGGCTGCTTCGCTGGCCGCTTGTGGCCATAGCCGTCCAGCGCCTGCTCCGCAATATTCCGGCGGTTATTCCAGCGGCTATCAGACGGCGCCTGCCTATCCCCAAAACCAGACGGGCACCGAATATGGGCGCGTATCCAACATCGAGGTGCTGCAAGGCCGCAGTCAAGGGCAGACCACTGGCACTGGTGCCGTGCTGGGTGCGGTGGTCGGCGGCGTTCTGGGGAACCAGGTGGGCAAGGGCACCGGTCGCGCCGCAGCGACCGCCGTTGGGGTATTGGGCGGCGCGGTGGCTGGCAACGCCATCGAGGGGCGCAACAACCAGGAGTCCGTGCAGGGGTATCGCTTGTCGGTGCAGCTCGACCAGGGGGGCTACCGCGTGTATGACGTGAGCAGCCCCGGCGATCTGCGCATTGGCGACAGGGTGCGCCTGTACAACGGCCAGATTTCGCGCCTGTAA
- a CDS encoding peptidylprolyl isomerase gives MEITQQCVVALTWTLKDTLGEELDVLDEPVEFLVGGDDLLPRIEEALQGHGPGATLALHLEPEDAFGDFNDQLLFLEPRALFPAEIEEGMTFDGMALPEGCNPDAPRTALYTVAEIYPDHIVLDGNHPLAGIALRLQLTVQAVREATEDEIGRGTAGTGFFRVQPQAPGNSLLH, from the coding sequence ATGGAAATTACCCAACAATGTGTGGTCGCACTGACCTGGACCCTGAAAGACACCCTGGGCGAAGAACTCGACGTGCTCGACGAGCCCGTGGAGTTTCTGGTCGGCGGTGACGATCTGCTGCCCCGTATCGAAGAAGCCCTGCAGGGCCACGGCCCCGGCGCCACGCTGGCGCTGCACCTCGAACCCGAGGACGCTTTCGGTGACTTCAACGACCAATTGCTGTTTCTGGAGCCCCGCGCCCTCTTCCCCGCCGAGATTGAAGAAGGCATGACCTTTGACGGCATGGCCCTGCCCGAAGGCTGCAACCCTGATGCCCCCCGCACGGCTCTCTACACCGTGGCCGAGATCTATCCCGACCATATCGTGCTCGACGGCAACCACCCGCTCGCAGGCATTGCATTGCGCCTGCAATTGACGGTACAGGCCGTGCGCGAAGCCACCGAAGACGAAATCGGACGCGGCACAGCCGGAACCGGCTTCTTCCGCGTCCAGCCCCAGGCGCCGGGCAACTCGCTGCTGCACTGA